In one window of Denticeps clupeoides chromosome 2, fDenClu1.1, whole genome shotgun sequence DNA:
- the gpr142 gene encoding probable G-protein coupled receptor 142, whose translation MVMIHRPNVTAPSRPEEAQDQEGWQKSECVLGYVPVIYYSALLCVGVPVNILTLVALSRLAARTKKALYVYLMALTSSDILTQLFIIFVGFLLETAVFHRDVPALLLHVVSVLEFAANHAAIWATVPLTVDRYVALCHPLLHRQISYPERARRIIAVVFSLALASGVPFFWWSDMWRASHSPTAVDSALIWTHVTIIYFLPCSIFLVLNSLIILRLKERQRQQEGQEDIGQHLGTRKRLGKTTAMLLAITSVFSVLWAPRTIVVIYHLYVSSVHRDWRVHLAYDLANMLAMLNTAVNFFLYCFVSKHFRSAVRDVLLLRGGPLKPEHALRHAQAHANASNSSISSNTKRSQRYKMPLPTHRSTEVM comes from the exons ATGGTCATGATCCACCGGCCCAATGTGACGGCGCCGAGCCGCCCAGAGGAGGCCCAGGACCAGGAGGGGTGGCAGAAGTCGGAGTGTGTCCTGGGCTACGTCCCTGTGATCTACTACAGCGCCCTGCTGTGTGTCGGTGTACCGG TGAACATCCTGACCTTGGTGGCTCTCTCTCGTCTGGCCGCGCGAACTAAGAAGGCGCTGTACGTGTACCTGATGGCGTTGACCAGCTCAGACATCCTGACGCAGCTCTTCATCATCTTTGTGGGCTTCCTGTTGGAAACGGCGGTGTTCCACCGGGACGTCCCCGCCCTGCTTCTCCACGTGGTGAGCGTGCTGGAGTTTGCCGCCAACCATGCCGCCATCTGGGCCACAGTGCCCCTCACCGTGGACCGGTACGTGGCGCTGTGCCACCCACTCCTCCACCGGCAGATCAGCTACCCGGAGCGAGCGCGCCGCATCATCGCAGTCGTCTTCAGCCTGGCGCTGGCATCGGGCGTGCCCTTTTTCTGGTGGTCCGACATGTGGAGGGCCAGCCACTCCCCCACGGCGGTGGACAGTGCTCTGATCTGGACCCACGTGACCATCATCTACTTCCTGCCCTGCAGCATCTTCCTGGTGCTCAACTCGCTCATCATCCTTCGTCTGAAGGAGCGCCAGCGGCAGCAGGAGGGCCAGGAGGACATCGGGCAGCACTTGGGCACGCGGAAGAGGTTGGGCAAGACCACAGCCATGCTGCTGGCCATCACCTCAGTCTTCTCGGTGCTCTGGGCCCCTCGTACCATAGTGGTCATCTATCACCTCTACGTGTCATCTGTCCACCGGGACTGGCGGGTCCACCTCGCCTACGACCTGGCCAACATGCTGGCCATGCTCAACACGGCCGTGAACTTCTTCCTCTACTGCTTCGTCAGCAAACACTTCCGCTCAGCCGTCCGGGACGTCCTGCTGCTCCGGGGCGGCCCGCTGAAGCCCGAACACGCCCTGCGCCACGCCCAGGCCCACGCCAACGCCTCCAACTCCTCCATCTCCAGCAACACCAAGCGCTCACAGCGCTACAAGATGCCTCTGCCAACCCACAGGTCCACCGAGGTCATGTGA